A window of Candidatus Stygibacter australis contains these coding sequences:
- a CDS encoding Fur family transcriptional regulator, translating to MNNAKRILEDNGISPSLQRVIILRHLLVQYNHPSSEEVYQALIQEIPTLSKTTIYNTLKLFSQKGIIKQIAIYGNELHYETQPGFHAHFLCEKCGKIFDFDQPEEADFAKEFEGHLIKSKEVIYKGICRDCRVS from the coding sequence ATGAATAATGCAAAGAGAATTTTGGAAGATAATGGAATAAGTCCCTCACTGCAAAGAGTGATAATTTTGCGGCATTTATTAGTGCAGTATAATCATCCGAGTTCAGAGGAGGTATATCAGGCATTGATCCAGGAGATACCGACTTTATCAAAGACGACGATCTATAACACCTTAAAGCTGTTTTCCCAGAAGGGAATAATCAAACAGATAGCGATATATGGTAATGAGTTACATTATGAGACCCAGCCTGGATTTCATGCCCATTTTCTCTGTGAAAAGTGTGGAAAAATATTTGATTTCGATCAGCCAGAGGAAGCGGACTTTGCCAAAGAATTTGAAGGGCATTTGATCAAGTCAAAGGAAGTGATCTATAAAGGGATTTGCCGGGATTGCCGGGTGAGTTAA